The DNA segment GCCTTCTACCTGGGGAACGCGCGGGAGATCGGGATGCAGGCGCACCAGGCGATGATCCTCTTCTCGACCTACCCCTCGCCGATCTTCGGGGGCTGGTTGAAGTGGCTGCTCTACACGGCCGTGCCGGCGGGCTTTGTCAGCGCCGTGCCGGTCCACGTGGTGCGGTCGTTCGAGTGGCCCTACCTTGCGGGGCTCCTTGGCGCGGCGGCGTTCTTCAACGTCCTGGGCGTGTGGGTTTTCCGCCAGGGGCTGAGACGGTATGAATCCGGCAATCTCTTGAGCATGCGAGGTTAGGCTCGAGGCGCGCATTTTCAAGTTTTAAAGAGGAGTTTCACGCCGGGCAACGAATCTTGGGGTCAACTCACGCGGACAAATCCGCGGGCGGGGGAGGGAGTGTCGTTTTGAGCAAGCGTCATGTCGTGATCCTATCCGGAATCGTCGCGGCGTCGCTCATCTTGTCGGCATGCGGCTCCGGCTCGGGCACCTCCGGCGGGGGCGGAGGCCAGGCGGCGCCGGTCGTCGGCATCCTGCTCTCGCAGTCGGGCGACCTGGCCGACCTCGGCAAGCCCATGGTCAAGGGCGGCGAGCTCGGCTTCAAGCTCATCAACGACGCCGGCGGCATCTGGGACGGGCAGAAGCTCACGGTCAAGGTGCATGACGACGGCACCACCGAAGAGCAGGGCCGCGCGGAGGCCGACAAGCTGGTCAACGTGGAGAAGGCCTCCGCCTTCGTGGGCGCCACCGGCTCCGGCGTGTCGAAGGCGGTGCTCAACTCGGTCGCGAAGCCGGCGAACGTGGCCATGTGCTCGCCGTCCTCGACGTCGCCGGAGTTCAGCTCGATGGATGACGGCGGGCTCTTCACGCGCAGCGCCCCGTCGGACGCGCTGCAAGGGCAGGTCATGGCCCAGGTCGCGTATGACAAGGGCTACCGCAAGGCGGCCGTCATTGGCTTGAACAACGCCTACGGCGCCGGCATCGCGAACGTGTTCAAGGAGGCGTTCACCAAGCTCGGCGGCTCCATGGCCCTGGACCCGGTGCTCTATGACCCGAAGGGCTCGACGTTCACCAGCGAGGTCCAGACCATCGCGAACGCCAAGCCGGACGTCGTCGTTCTCGCCGGGTATCCGGACACGGGCGCAATCATCCTCAAGGAAGCGTACGAAGCCGGACTCTTCACGAACACGCACTGGATCCTGAGCGAGGGCATGCGCGACAACGACTTGGCGAGCAAGGTCGGGCCGGACGCGAACGGCAAGTTCATCATCGCCGGCGTGATCGGCACGTCGCCGCTGGCCACCGGCCCCTCGTTCGACGCGTTCAAGGCCGCCTAT comes from the Clostridia bacterium genome and includes:
- a CDS encoding ABC transporter substrate-binding protein, with amino-acid sequence MSKRHVVILSGIVAASLILSACGSGSGTSGGGGGQAAPVVGILLSQSGDLADLGKPMVKGGELGFKLINDAGGIWDGQKLTVKVHDDGTTEEQGRAEADKLVNVEKASAFVGATGSGVSKAVLNSVAKPANVAMCSPSSTSPEFSSMDDGGLFTRSAPSDALQGQVMAQVAYDKGYRKAAVIGLNNAYGAGIANVFKEAFTKLGGSMALDPVLYDPKGSTFTSEVQTIANAKPDVVVLAGYPDTGAIILKEAYEAGLFTNTHWILSEGMRDNDLASKVGPDANGKFIIAGVIGTSPLATGPSFDAFKAAYEKEYGQDESGTPYTANTYDCAVLIALALQKVGPDKAHDGKAIAQAIIDVASPPGDQVTDIKQALDLLKQGKDIDFQGASGTLDMDQNGDIAAAQYEVWTVGDDGKVSQVSVVDVKEGQ